The region GTAACCATATGAAAGCGGATACAGGGAGTGATAGGGATGTTATTCACAGAAGAAAAGCTGATCAAACGCCAGGCTGAAGTAGAAAAGTATAGATATCTTAAGCTCCAGGAGCTTACAGAGTTCGCGTTCGCTGAGGATGAGGAAGGGGCTAACGGTGTATACCCGGAGTCGGTGTCCTTTGATGGCATCATCAGGCTTCAGGAGCATTGGCGCGGGCGGGACCGTTACATCTGGCTGCGCACGGAGGTTGTACTGCCGCCTAGTCAGGCAGGCTTCAAAATAGCCGGCAGATTTGATTTTGGCAAAACAGGGGATTTCAATAACTCCGGCTTCGAATCGCTGCTGTTCGTGAACGGCTCGCCTTATCAGGGCGTAGATAACAACCATCGGGAGGTAATCTTCGGTGATGAATGGGGCGGACAGACGGTAGAGCTGGCCTTCCGGCTGTGGTCGGGACTTGAGGGCGGCGGAGTGCCCAGAATTCAGGAGCACCGGCTCAGTGAAGCATTTATCGGCTATTTGGACGAGGGCATTGATGATCTGTTCTACATGTCGAAGGCGGCGCTCGACACCTTCCGTTACCTCGGCAGAGACCAGCCGGAGAAGCAGTGGCTGTTAAGAGCGCTGAATGAGGCCTTCCGTCTGATCGACTGGTCGGAGCCGGGTTCGCCAGAGCATACGGCTTCGCTGTACCAGGCTGGTGCCAGTCTGAATCAGGCGATAGAGGCGATGCCGCAGACTTTTGACGTAACGCTTACCGCTGTGGGCCATACCCATATTGATGTTGCCTGGCTGTGGCGGCTTAAGCATACCCGCGAGAAGACTGCCCGTTCCTTCTCCACTGTATTACGGCTAATGGAGGAGTTCCCGGAGTACCAGTTCCTGCAGACGCAGCCTCAGTTGTACGCTTATCTGGAGCAGGATTATCCGGAGCTGTTCGGGCGGATCAAAGGGAAGGTTAAGGAAGGACGCTGGGAAGCGGAAGGGGCAATGTGGCTGGAGTCGGATTGTAATATCCCGTCCGGCGAGTCGCTGGTCCGCCAGATTATGCTGGGCAAACGCTATCTCCGTGAACAATTCGGCGTAGAGAGCAAATACCTGTGGCTGCCGGATGTCTTCGGATACAGCTGGGCGTTGCCGCAGATTTTGCGCAAATCGGGCATTGACACGTTCATGACGACCAAAATCAGCTGGAATCAGTTCAACCGGATGCCGCATGACACCTTCTGGTGGCGGGGGATGGACGGCTCAGAGGTGCTGACGCATTTCATCACGACCTCCGAGAAGGATGGGGCTGAATACACCTATAACGGACGGATGACGGCTGGGCTGCTGCGCGGGATCTGGAATTCCTATCAGGATAAGGAGATCAACGATCACCTGATGTTCGCATACGGCTGGGGTGACGGGGGCGGCGGGCCGACGCGGGAGATGCTGGAGCTTCGCCGGCGCTTCGACAAGCTTCCGGGCATTCCGAAGATTGAGATGGGCAGTGCCGGAGAGTATTTCACCGGACTGCATGAACGGATCGGGAAGACGGAGGCGTTCGTACACACCTGGAACGGTGAGCTGTATTTCGAATGCCACCGGGGCACTTATACCTCGCAAGCCCGCAACAAGAAATATAACCGCCGCCTGGAGCTGCTGTTGCGCGATGCCGAGTGGCTGCATACGCTGATGGGTGTAAGACAGGGGAATCTTGAAACCGCTTATCCTGCGGCTGAACTGACCGGGATCTGGGAGATTCTGCTGCGCAACCAGTTCCATGATATCATCCCCGGTTCGTCGATTGCTGAGGTCTACGAGGACAGTGATGCTGAATATGCAGAAGGCGAGGCGCGCTCACTTGCTCTGATCCACGGTGTGGCTGATGCTAATAGCAGCAATAAGCCAGACCTGCAAACGTTCACTCTGCTGAACAGCTCGAATTGGAACCGTCCGCGTTATGCACTGCTTCCAATAGATGCCGCAGATTCCGTAAGTGTTCATAATGCTGACAGGAACCGTCTGTGGCAGCAGAGGACGGCAGACGGGGAATTGCTGGTCTACGTTCCGTCTGTGCCTGCACTGGGTACGGCGGTGCTGAAGGTAGTTCACGGGCAAGCAGCTGTGGCCTCCCAGGAGACGCAGATTCAGCCGCTTGCAGCCGTATCCGGCAACACGCTGAGTACACCGCTTGTGGAAGTGGTGTGGAATGAGCATGGCCACTTCACTTCAATGATCGACCGGAAGAACGGCCGCGAGCTGCTGGCTCCCGGGCAGCGCGGGAATGTACTGCAGGTGTTCGAGGATAAGCCGCTGGATTTTGAAGCGTGGGATATCGATATATTCTACCAGGAAAAGATGACCGAGATTACTCAGCTGACCGGATGTGAGCTGACCGAGAACGGCCCGCTGCGGGCCGTGCTGCGCATGACCTGGACCTATCACCGTACAGCGGTCACCCAGGATATTATCTTCTACCGCGATACCGTGCGGATTGATTTCCGTACAGAGATGGACTGGCATGGGCATAACCAGCTGCTGAAGGTGGCCTTCCCGGTGGATATTCATGCGCTGGAGGCTACTTATGATATTCAGTTTGGCAATGTGAAGCGCCCTACACACTGGAATACGAGCTGGGATTACGCCCGCTTCGAAACGGTGGGCCATCAGTGGGCGGATATCTGCGAGAAGGGCTATGGGATAGCGCTGCTCAACGACTGCAAATACGGCTATGACATCAAGGACAGCGTGCTCCGGCTGACGCTGCTTAAGTCGGCGGTTCATCCCGATCCGCAGCAGGATCAGGGGCATCATGCCTTTACGTATGCACTCTATCCGCATACCGGTGATTTCGTTGAAGGCAGGGTCGTCCAGGAAGCATGGGAGCTGAATCATCCGCTGCGCAGTGTAGCAGGTGAGCTGGAAGGGAACCCGCTGCTCTATGTTGACGGCGCACATGTGACAGTGGATGCTATCAAACGTTCGGAGGACGGCAAGGATGTGGTGCTGCGTCTGCATGAATATGCAGGTTCACGTACGAAGGTTACTATAGACAGCGCTTACGAGATCGCCTCCTGGCAGGAATGCAACCTGATGGAGGAGCCGCTGGGAGACTGGCAGGAAGCAGAGGAGCTGAGCTTCCAGGTGAAGCCGTATGAGATCAGAACGTTCAGAATCAAGCTGCGCGGAACGCATGTAGATGAAGGAGGTTATGGACATTGGAAGTAACAGAGAAGCAAGCGGTGCCGGTTAGCTGTGTGAGCAAGGAAGAGGTTATGCAGAAGCTGGACCTGGTCACAAATAAGCTGCTGAAGCTGGGCCGGCCGGATAATGAAGCGGAATTGCAGAACCTGGGGGAGGATGCGGAGCGCCGGGGGTATTTTGCCAGGGACTTCGGGATGGAAGAGTGGGATTGGCCGCAGGGTGTGGGGCTGTATGGCCTGCAAAAGCTTGACCGGCATTTCGGGGATGGCCGCTATGCGGAATACACCAAGCCGTGGATGGCCCGGCAGATGGAGAAGGGACTGCCCAGCCGGAATATTAATACAACTGCCCCGCTGCTGTCGCTGATGGAGCTGGAGGAGGCCGGGGAGCTGAGTCTCGAATGGATAGAATGGCTGATGCACGGCCTGCCCCGGACGCTGGAGCAAGGCTATCAGCATGTGACTACGGGGACTCAGAAGCATGAGGTCTCGCTCCATGAGAACGAGATCTGGATTGATACACTGTTCATGGCGATTCTGTTCACTGCCAAAATGGGTGTGAAGTACGACAACCCGGAGTGGCGCGAGACCTCGCTGCATCAGCTGCTGCTGCATATTAAATATTTGTATGACAAAAAAACCGGCTTCTTCTTCCACGGCTGGCATTTTGCAGAGCGCCATAACTTTAGCGAAGCCTTCTGGTGCCGCGGCAACGGCTGGTTTGCCCTCGGCCTGCCGGAATATCTGGAGCTGATGCGGCCCTATCTGGCAGACGGAGTCTTCAGCTATCTACAGCAGACGCTACAGGCCCAGGCCGAAGCCTTGCTCGCATGTCAGAGCGGGGACGGATTATGGCATACCCTGCTGGATGACTCTGGCAGCTATACCGAAACCTCCGGTTCGGCTGCGATTGCCGCCGGTATTCTGAACAGTGTGCGCCGGGGGCTGCTCCCGGAGGTCTACAGCGAACCTGCTCTGCGGGCAATCCGTGCCATCCTGGACAGAATTGACGGTGAAGGCACAGTGCTCGGTGTGTCCGGCGGGACTCCCATCGGCGCAGCGAAGGAAGATTACAAAGGGATTATCATTGCCCCCATGGCCTACGGCCAGGCGATGGCATTGGTCGCGCTGGGTGAAGCGCTGCATTACTGCTGAAGCGGCAGGTCTGATGAAGCGTTGAAGTAGACAGTGGGGAAGTGACAGAAGTCAGCGGAACAAACAAGCGGCAGCCATGGACGAAACGTCCTCGGCTGCCGCTTTTTTTTGCATAGGAAACTATTGTTTCCTCCTGCGGTCGATAAGGTGTGTGTAAAACCGAATGCAATCGGCTGGTACAGCGGCGCCGCATAGCTCGATTGTATGTGGAAAACAGCATACATTGTGCTCGCATGAAGGCGTATGGCCGAATGTATGTGGAAAACAGCATACGTTGTGCTCACATACCGGCATATGTCCCGAATGTATGCGGAAAACAGCATACATTGTGCTCACATGCAGTAGCATGGCTCGAATGTATGTGGAAAACAGCATACAATATGCAAACACATAGAATAGGTCTGATTGCATCAAGTATCCAACCCATGGTCCTCATCGATGCACCAGCCGAATTCGTCAACAATGGCCATCACCAACCCGGTTATCGCACGCTCCAATGGCGCATCTATCTTAGTTGTGGGCAGAATGACCTCGACCAGGTTCACCTCTTCAACCCCTTCCAGGGTATAGTAAGCGTAACTGCCGTCCGGGTTGGCAGCGATCCCCTTCAGCCCTACGTGTGCACCATAGAGCGCTTTGGAGAATTGCAGCGGTCCGGTCTGCTCAAACCCCAGGGTCTGCACGACAAACCGCTCCAGCACTTCTGTTTTTACGCTTGTGGCGTAATCAATGGAATGGATGCTAATGTAATCATACACTTCACTCACCTCACGTATGCATGAACTCAATCTTGCTTCTGTACAGATTCAGAATCCGCACCTGCTCCTCGCTAAGCTCCTCGAAGTTCCAATACATATGCATCAGGTTGTACACAAACAGCTCTTTCAGTCTCATAAACAGCGGCAGTTTTCTGGACATCTCAGCGGAGAGGGGATGCTCTTCCTTATATCCGTCCGTGATTGCCTTAGTTATCGCACGCTTATAGTCCATGAGGTTCTGTCCCCCCGCGAAGGAGTACTCCAGTGCAGAATAGATGGGCACAGCTAAATCATAGGCATAATAATGCCGTTCGCAATCCTGAAAATCAATCATCGTCAGCGCAGAGTCACTGTCCACCAGGGTATTGTTCAGCCATAGGTCACCGTGGATTAAGCCGTAGTTCGCCTCATCTTTGGGCAGCATTCGGATCTGCTTGAGCACATCCTTCGCAATATCCCGTATGGCCCGCTCTTCGGCAGGAATGTACTTGAGAAAATCATATTCATCGTTATCATACCAATGCGGAATCGGCTGGGCAGCTTCAGACTGCTGATATTCTTTGCTCACCTGATGCATTCTGCCTATTTGCTGTCCCAGGGTTCTGAGTATGGTTTTGTCCCATTTGGCCCGGGGCAGGTGGATTCCAGCTGCCGCCCGGAACAAGATTACGAACTTCGATTCTTCATCCAGCAGCAGGGTGCTGATAAGCGAATTCTGTTCAGTAGGTACAACCTCCGGCACCCGTACGCCCCGGTTGAACAGATAAGTAGTCCAGTTCACTTCAGCTAATTGTTCTTCATAGGTCTTATAATTCGTAATTCGGGCGAAGAAGGTCCCCTTTTCCGAGTGGCAACGGTACATTTCATTGGTAACGGCCTCCATATTGGAGAGTTGAACAGGATAGGTGTTATTGAGAAATTGCAATATTTGTGCTTGCATAAGATGTGTTACCTCCCGCGATAATTTCTGCAGCTGCGCTATCGTTCGTGAAGCTGTTCCGCAGTCCTGAACTGGCTTACAGATCTTGAGACAGGCGGATCATATCCACCACCTGCATCCCGTTCTCATAGATGGGCTCACTATAATGTCTGATGAAAAAATCCTTGTCGATCCCGGTGATCCGGAAGCCGCATTTCTGATATAGTGCAAGCTGGCCGATACTGGAGTTGCCTGTGCCGATCTCCAAAGTTTTGAAGCCGAGCTGTCTGGCTTCCTGAATGGCGTGATTCACCAGCTGCTTCCCGATTCCCTGGCTCTGGAACGCCTCATTCACTGCAATATTGACCAGCTCAGCGGTCTCCGGCCGGGTAGGCAGCAATACATAGACACCTATTACACGGTTATCCTTTTCAGCAACGAAGCATTGCCCTCTTGCTACATAATCCTCAACCAGCTTCGGTGCAGGGTCGGCCAATAAAAGCAATTCGGTAGGTGCTTGTTCACCCGTATGTAATGCTCTGATCTCCATTTCTTATATCCGCTCCTTGTTCACCAGCAGTTGTAGCTTAAAGCCTTGAGAAGGCGATGTAATCAACAGGGGCAGGCTCTGCTCCTTCCATCCGGAGGGCACGGTTGATCTGCCCCCGGTGATATTGCCCATGTAAAAGCACCTGCAGCAGGATGTCCCGGACGGAGGTCAGGAACGGAATTCCGCTCTGAGTTGTATAATCAACCATCCTGTCCAGCGCGGATTCTTCCAGCTCTTGCACATAGCTGCGGTATTGCTCTGCATTCGCTTCGAACAGCCGCCGGACCGCTGTCAGGTCTTCCGCTTCCTCCCATAGCCAATATTGCATGCTGCTCTTGCCCTGCAAGCGTGACAGCCAGACTTGCTCCGCCACCGCCACATGCCGCACCAGCTTCAGAAGCTCTGCGTCCCTCGTATGACTCGCTTCGAGCGCGTCCATGATCCGGCCGTCCGCCCAGTACAGATGGTCCATCATGGATAGGATCGTCTTCATTGGAGTTCCCCCTCTTTTTGTGGCCGTTTATAAGCGTAAATGCTCCGTATGGCTCACTGTGAATTCACCTCATAGCTTGGAACCAAGAAAGCGCCTGTTGTTCCATCGCGCTCACAAATGCTTTTTTGGCCGGGCCGTACTGGCTGGTATCCTCGAAGCGATCCGCTAATTCTTGCTTGAACTGACTGTATCTTGCCGCTTCTTCCGGATGCGCTCGCAAATAATCTCTAAATATAAGATGCCGGTCAATCTGAGGATTGTCTGCCTGATAACAATGAATGTGATGCGTCCTCGCCTCACCGCCCTTGCGGAATAGCCTTCTGCCGGGAATCCCCCAATCTCCAGCTGCATCATATCCGAGCAGTGTCATCTTATCGTTGTAAGAATCGATTCTGGCTATGTCTTTTACAATACACATCATATCTATCACGGGTTTGGCTTTCAGGCCTGGTACGGAGGTGCTTCCAAAGTGCTCGAAACGTACAATTTCATCTGTGAAAATAGTAGTTAAAAACTCAGCCTCCTGCTGATAAAGTCTGACCCAGTCTGGATTATAGTCGCTAAGTCTGATTTTCATACAAAATGCCCTCCCAGGTCAATGGGTGTTTGGGCATCAATTCATGTTAGGTTTCTGCAGGATCACCCTCTGAATTGATGGAAATGACGGTTTCGCTGAGCTGTGATGCTGCATTCGGAGGCAGATCCCTCTTATTAAATACCGCCTCCATGAATGCGGTTGCAGCTTCTGCGGTAACAGCATGAACGGGGACTGCGTGATAATCACTGTAATGGAGCGGAATGTCGGAAAAAGACATGTGCTGAGCCCCGTTTACCCGATAGAAATAGGCGTTGTTCAGAGAGTTGAAGGCATAGCGCTGCCCGTCGATATAATCGGATGCAATAGTCTCATTCATAGATGCTGCCATCTCCCGGTACGCCGAAGCTTCTTGCCGCAGCAGCAGAACTGGAACAGAAGAGGGTTCGTCTTCCCGGCGTATGAGGTGAAAACTGGGATCAAGCAGGACAGCAGCCTTAATCCGGCGATCCTGCTTGGCGGCCTCAAGGGAGGCGGCACCTCCGAGCGAATGTCCCATGACAGCAACCTTATCCAGATCGAACAGCCCGGCAAGCTCAGTATCGGAGCGGTTAAGCGTCTCAAGAACGTCCATAACTGCGTTTATATATTGAATCCGGTTGTGGAGCAGACGGGACCAGCCGGGGTAGTCACTGCTCGCCAGCTCCGCCATTTCAGGTGCCTGCTTAAGATAACTGCCGTCTGGAAATACGGTGAACACGGACTCAAGCGGAGCGCTAATTGTAACTACCACGTAGTTTTTAGCGGCTAGCTTGGAAATCACTCCGAGATACATATCACGTTCAACCCCGAATCCAGGGGAGAGGAGGATGACGGGATACCCTTCTGTTTTTGGAGCTAATGCCCCGCCTGTGGTTACACTGGCAATATTCAGGTTGTCCAGATCAACGCCCATCTCTGTCAAAAGCTTAGCTGCCTCTGCCTGGCAAGGTGCGTACAGGTCTATACCCTTCACCGGATCTCCCCCGATTGCCGGATGAAAAATGCTAATAACGAGTCTGGGGCTTCCCTCCAGAACTCTAATGATTCTCCCAATCATTATAGCTCACCTTTCTTAATGGATATATATTCCTACTAAATAGACGCCTGCTTGTCTGTTTGGTTGCGGTGATTATCTCTTAATAGACTCAGCACCGAATCTACGACAGCTTGCGGCTTATACAGTTGAATGGAATGCCAGCTATCCGTGGCGATGATCTGCCGGGTTTTTGCGGTTAACTGGAGGAGCTTCTGCTGTGATTGTTGCCAATCTTCATTTTGCCTTCCGGCGGATAATACGGTGACTGGTAATTCCGAATCTAAAGGCTCTGACTCTATTAATTGGAGGGCACTTTCTATAGTGCAGAGAGATTCCAGATAGGCCGCTTTATACGCATTATTCCGATATCCCAGAGCACTCACTTTTTGTTGGACAGGTGGAGGTAACCGTTTTGCACCAATAGGTTGTTTTAATAGACGGGGTAACCCTATGGGGGATAAAAGATAACCCATTCTTAGTCTTTTCAGATGCCGCAGCCGTTCTTCATATCTGATTTGATTAAAAGTGGATTCTATGAATCTTTGCTCATGTGTGGAGTCCACCAGAATAATCCCGGAGACCTCTTCAGGATACTTAGAAGCAAACAGCCGCATGATCATTCCGCCATAGGAGTGCCCTACAAGGATGTATGGGGGTTCTAATTCAAGCTGCGTTAGTAATTCCCGCAAATCACGAACATAACCTTCGCAAGTCGGCTCACTGATAGGTGTAGTGCTCCAACCGAACCCGGCCCGGTCATAGGAGAGGACCTTGGTATGTTTGGCTAATGCGGGCTGAACCAGCGACCAGTCCAGAGCACAACCACCCATTCCTGATTCTAATAGGATCGTTGGCAGATTACTTGTGCCATTGCCGGTAACAATTGCATGAAGAAGGTGTGTTCCCGCTGAGATCATTTCTCCTGGAGCCTTATATTTATGTAGAAAATATTTGGACAGAGCGGCCTGAATCCCTGTGAATGGAAGTCCGATCAGAGAAATAATGACGCGAAGCAGGCTTTCGGTAAAATTAATTTTGCTCATAAGTCACCTCATTTGCTGTTCTCTCTTAGATAATATAGGAATCAATGGGGTGTTAAAGAGAAATCTGACAGGATTCATTTCCTATTTTATTTCGGACTACGCCTATCTGATCTTTTGGAGAAAAGATTTGCTTGAAGCTTTCGCGGGCATGAAGTATACTATTCTCGGGAAGGTTAAGCGCTTACCCTTCGAGGAGGATAAGCGAACATGGTTAAACCGATTGTAGTTGGCATTATCGGTGCGGGAAGAATCGGACGCCTCCACGCAGACAATCTGCGTGCGATGCCGTCGTTCAAGCTGAAGTCCATTGCTGAAGCTATGATGAGTGAGGAATTGCTGGCCTGGGCAGAGAGCAGGGGGCTTGGCTCTGTTTTTGCTGCGGGTGAAGATATACTGAATGATCCTGAGATTGAAGCGGTGTTCATCTGCACGCCGACCGATTCGCATGCGTCGTGGATTGAGCGGGCCGCGCTTGCGGGTAAACATATCTTCTGTGAGAAGCCGATTAGCCTCTCCTCGGAAGAGACCCGGCGGGCCTTGCAGGCGGCAGAGGACGCTGGTGTGCTGCTGCAAGTAGGCTTCAACCGCCGGATGGACCCCAGCTTCCGCAAGCTGAAGCGGCTGGTTCAATCTGGGGAACTGGGAAATCCGCATATTGTGAAGATCACCTCGCGTGACCCGCAGCCTCCCGGTGAGGCTTATGTTCGGTCTTCGGGCGGAATGTTCATGGATATGACGATTCATGATTTCGATATGGCCCGTTATCTGGTAGGCAGTGAAGTGGCCGAGGTCTACACCCGGGGGGCGAATCTGATTGATCCGATGTTCGGCCGTTGCGGGGATGTGGACACCGCCGTCATTACACTGACGTTCGTGAACGGGGCGATCTGTGTGATCGACAACAGCCGGAAGGCCGTATACGGATATGATCAGCGGGTCGAGGTGTTCGGAACGCTGGGTTCTGCGACGGCTGACAACTGCCGCCCGACGACGGTGGAGGTATCCACCGCGACTTCGGTTACCCGCGATCAGCCGGAGCATTTCTTCCTGGAGCGCTATAACCAGGCATTTATGGAGGAGATTGTTGCGTTTGCCCGTTCGGTAAGGCTGCAGGAGCCGGTGATTTGCAGCGGCCGTGACGGCGAAGCCGCACAGCTCATTGCTGAAGCAGCCAGAGAATCGTATCTGAGCGGACTTCCCGTCAAGCTGTCTGTAACTGCTGCGGAAGCAGGGTTTTCTGAACTGCAAGCCTTGTAAGCGGATACAGATTTCGAAGACAGAGGAGGATGAACGAAGATGTCTGATTTACTCATTAAAGCCGGAGCGCCTGATAAGGATGGCTGTATCGCTGCGGTCAGCCCGGAGAGCGCCGGATGGAAATATGTCGGGTTTGAAGTGTACCAATTGCAGGCCGGGGCTACCCTGGAACGTGATAGCGGTGGGAACGAGATCTGCCTGGTACTGCTGGCGGGCAAAGCAGATATAGTGGTGGATGGCGAGCGGTTCGCCGATATCGGCGGACGGATGTCGGTCTTTGAAGATAGAGCTCCTTATGCGGTATATGTTCCGGCGGGGGCGCATTATGAGGTTAGCGCATTGACAGAGCTGGAGCTTGGGGTCTGCCTTGCTCCGGGAAGCGGCAAATATCCGGCACGGCTGATTACCCCGTCAGATGCGGCAATCGAGGACCGCGGCTATGGCAGCATGACCCGCAAAGTCGTTAATATCCTGCCGGAGCACAGCGTGGCCGAGAGCCTGCTGGTGGTTGAGGTGCGCACGGGCGGCGGCAATTGGTCCAGTTATCCGCCGCACAAGCATGACCAGGATAACCTGCCGGCCGAATCCTACCTGGAGGAGACGTACTATCACCGGGTCAATCCCGGCAAGGGCTTCGTGGTGCAGCGGGTCTACAATGATGACCGCAGCCTCGACGAGACGATTGCTGTCCCGGATAAAAGCATCGTGCTGGTGCCGGAGGGTTATCACCCTGTCTCAGCGCCGCCGGGATATGACTCATATTATCTTAACGTAATGGCCGGACCTGTCCGCACGTGGGTGTTCCACAATGATCCCGATCATGAGTGGCTGTTCAAGCCGGGTGCAGGTGCGCCTGCGGGGGAAGAGTGAACGGGGAGGGCGGCAGTTTCATAGAGTAATCTTAAGGCTTCCGCTGGGCGGAGGCCTTTTCTGCCATTACAATCCAAATGAAACGTTGTGACGTTGTCGATATAGTGATTCGGAGTTGGCTTTTGTGCGAAATGCTGTATTTTTTGCAACAATGAGGAATAGATAGCTGGTAGTTTGGCAGAGATGTTGCAGGGAATGCAACAATATCTCCAGTAGGTTGCCGGAAGGAGGCAGAATCCTGCTAAAAGTGCAACAATTCTGCGTTTGGAGACTATGCGGAGAGAGGATGTTGCATTATGTGCAGGATTTGCGGAAAGTAACAGGACTTGAGCGAACTGGCGGAGCTGACTCGTGTTAACCGGTAAACCAATCTGTGGCGGCACACCTGTTGAATAGACACCACTGGAGGAATTCCTTATAATTTAGTTATTAGAAGGCATGAACGCAAAGGCGGGCTTAATAACGATGAAACCTACGATTTATGATGTGGCACGGGAAGCAGGCGTCTCTATCGCTACGGTGTCCAAGGTATTGAATAAGAGCGGCCGGATCAGCGACAAGACGCGGGAAAAGGTAGGGCGGGTCATGGAGGAGCTGAACTACCAGCCCAGTCTGGTAGCTTCTGCCCTGACCAGCCGCCGGACGGGGACCATCGGGCTGATGATTCCCGATATTGCCAATCCTTTTTTTGCGGAGACGGCCCGCGGCATCGAGGATGTTGCCCAGGAGCAGGGCAGCGACTTAATCGTATGCAGTACAGACCGCAGCGATGAGAAGGCGGCCCGGTATATCTCGCTGCTGCTGCGCAAACGGGTGGATGGCCTGATTATTGCTTCTCATACGGGGAATCCTGAGCTGATTCGCGGAATGGTGGCTGATCATGTGCCGCTCGTGCTGTTCTCAGCCGATATCCGTATGCTGGAGGGCAACAGCGTCACCGTCGATGATTACAAAGGCGGCTATCAGGCCACGGAATATTTGCTGTCCCTTGGTCACCGCAGGCTAGGAGTCATCTCTGACAATCTGCCCGGAAGCATGCTGCGTGTGGAAGGGTTTCTGGATGCGCTGAAGGCGGCGGGAATTTCTTTTGACAATCCGGCGAATATGATCCATACCTCGGCTACGCTGGAGAACGGGCGCACAGCAGCGGCAGAGATGCTGAATCAGGCACAGGACATCCGTCCCACAGCCATCTTTGCCTGTAATGATCTATTGGCGATCGGGGTACTCAAGGAGGCGCGCAGTGCCGGCCTGTCCATTCCCCGAGACCTGTCCGTAGTGGGCTTCGACAATACGATGCTGGCCGAAATCTGCCATCCCTCGCTGACCAGTATCGCCCAGCCTCTGCGCGAAATGACTGAGCAGGCGATGCTTCTGCTTAATGAATCGATCAGCAACCCCACCAGTCCCAAGCGCAAAATCATGCTGATGCCCGAGCTGGTCATCCGCCATTCTACGGGGCCAGTTCCGCAGTAACCACATACTATCTATTCAAGACCTGTTCCGGCTTCGGCCGGGAGCGGGTCTTTTTTGCGTGCTGTAGTAGTGTGGAAGAGCGCGAGTGTGTGGAGGGACATGGACCGGATGTATGCGAGAAACCGAACACAATCTTCCAGCCGACTCTCCCCGTTAGGCAGCAGCGTGTGCTAAGGCGGAGAACAAGTGGATTTACTACAATTGCTGAGGAACGATTGCCCGCCAGAGGGACATTAGTTGGAAAAATGGCACTTAAATAATCCCGGCAGCAAAATCAATCAGAGGAGGTGCTGTTTGTCCACTTGCTTGCTTCTAATCGTCAAAAACCGCGGAATTAAGCTGCGTTTTTCCACCTGTTTTTCCGAGGGAGATGTTCCTCTTCAATGCCTGCCACCCGATTATTGATATCGCTTTCAAATTGAGGATTGCCAAAAGCACGCTTCTAAACTATACTAAAGTAGAAAATTAGGTTAAGCGCTTACCCTCCACCCAGAGATGAATTGAAACATTCTGTTC is a window of Paenibacillus sp. FSL H3-0469 DNA encoding:
- a CDS encoding alpha-mannosidase; translation: MLFTEEKLIKRQAEVEKYRYLKLQELTEFAFAEDEEGANGVYPESVSFDGIIRLQEHWRGRDRYIWLRTEVVLPPSQAGFKIAGRFDFGKTGDFNNSGFESLLFVNGSPYQGVDNNHREVIFGDEWGGQTVELAFRLWSGLEGGGVPRIQEHRLSEAFIGYLDEGIDDLFYMSKAALDTFRYLGRDQPEKQWLLRALNEAFRLIDWSEPGSPEHTASLYQAGASLNQAIEAMPQTFDVTLTAVGHTHIDVAWLWRLKHTREKTARSFSTVLRLMEEFPEYQFLQTQPQLYAYLEQDYPELFGRIKGKVKEGRWEAEGAMWLESDCNIPSGESLVRQIMLGKRYLREQFGVESKYLWLPDVFGYSWALPQILRKSGIDTFMTTKISWNQFNRMPHDTFWWRGMDGSEVLTHFITTSEKDGAEYTYNGRMTAGLLRGIWNSYQDKEINDHLMFAYGWGDGGGGPTREMLELRRRFDKLPGIPKIEMGSAGEYFTGLHERIGKTEAFVHTWNGELYFECHRGTYTSQARNKKYNRRLELLLRDAEWLHTLMGVRQGNLETAYPAAELTGIWEILLRNQFHDIIPGSSIAEVYEDSDAEYAEGEARSLALIHGVADANSSNKPDLQTFTLLNSSNWNRPRYALLPIDAADSVSVHNADRNRLWQQRTADGELLVYVPSVPALGTAVLKVVHGQAAVASQETQIQPLAAVSGNTLSTPLVEVVWNEHGHFTSMIDRKNGRELLAPGQRGNVLQVFEDKPLDFEAWDIDIFYQEKMTEITQLTGCELTENGPLRAVLRMTWTYHRTAVTQDIIFYRDTVRIDFRTEMDWHGHNQLLKVAFPVDIHALEATYDIQFGNVKRPTHWNTSWDYARFETVGHQWADICEKGYGIALLNDCKYGYDIKDSVLRLTLLKSAVHPDPQQDQGHHAFTYALYPHTGDFVEGRVVQEAWELNHPLRSVAGELEGNPLLYVDGAHVTVDAIKRSEDGKDVVLRLHEYAGSRTKVTIDSAYEIASWQECNLMEEPLGDWQEAEELSFQVKPYEIRTFRIKLRGTHVDEGGYGHWK
- a CDS encoding glycoside hydrolase family 88 protein encodes the protein MEVTEKQAVPVSCVSKEEVMQKLDLVTNKLLKLGRPDNEAELQNLGEDAERRGYFARDFGMEEWDWPQGVGLYGLQKLDRHFGDGRYAEYTKPWMARQMEKGLPSRNINTTAPLLSLMELEEAGELSLEWIEWLMHGLPRTLEQGYQHVTTGTQKHEVSLHENEIWIDTLFMAILFTAKMGVKYDNPEWRETSLHQLLLHIKYLYDKKTGFFFHGWHFAERHNFSEAFWCRGNGWFALGLPEYLELMRPYLADGVFSYLQQTLQAQAEALLACQSGDGLWHTLLDDSGSYTETSGSAAIAAGILNSVRRGLLPEVYSEPALRAIRAILDRIDGEGTVLGVSGGTPIGAAKEDYKGIIIAPMAYGQAMALVALGEALHYC
- a CDS encoding phosphotransferase is translated as MQAQILQFLNNTYPVQLSNMEAVTNEMYRCHSEKGTFFARITNYKTYEEQLAEVNWTTYLFNRGVRVPEVVPTEQNSLISTLLLDEESKFVILFRAAAGIHLPRAKWDKTILRTLGQQIGRMHQVSKEYQQSEAAQPIPHWYDNDEYDFLKYIPAEERAIRDIAKDVLKQIRMLPKDEANYGLIHGDLWLNNTLVDSDSALTMIDFQDCERHYYAYDLAVPIYSALEYSFAGGQNLMDYKRAITKAITDGYKEEHPLSAEMSRKLPLFMRLKELFVYNLMHMYWNFEELSEEQVRILNLYRSKIEFMHT
- a CDS encoding GNAT family N-acetyltransferase, with amino-acid sequence MEIRALHTGEQAPTELLLLADPAPKLVEDYVARGQCFVAEKDNRVIGVYVLLPTRPETAELVNIAVNEAFQSQGIGKQLVNHAIQEARQLGFKTLEIGTGNSSIGQLALYQKCGFRITGIDKDFFIRHYSEPIYENGMQVVDMIRLSQDL
- a CDS encoding DinB family protein encodes the protein MKTILSMMDHLYWADGRIMDALEASHTRDAELLKLVRHVAVAEQVWLSRLQGKSSMQYWLWEEAEDLTAVRRLFEANAEQYRSYVQELEESALDRMVDYTTQSGIPFLTSVRDILLQVLLHGQYHRGQINRALRMEGAEPAPVDYIAFSRL